In Coprococcus phoceensis, the genomic stretch TGATCGGTCTTTTATTCGGTCCGCCTTTTTACTCAGGTATCAGAAAGAAAAATCTGCCCTTTGTAATTAGTACGTATGTTATGAAAAGTATAGCATATACGCAAGAAAGGTACAATGCTCGATTTGGTTTTTAAGAAACATTCCAAACATTGAAAATATCATCTGATAGTGCTATGGTAGTTAGGAATGCTAGAAAAAAGAAAAGAGTGATACTATGAATATACAAGGACTGCAAAAGCTGACACTTTTAGACTATCCGGGAAAGGTGGCGTGCACAATCTTTACTTCGGGTTGCAATTTTAGATGTCCGTTCTGCCATAATGCGCCGCTCGTTCTTGGGACAGGACAGACAGAAAAGTATCCGGAAGAAGAGATTTTTACATTTTTGAAAAAGCGGCAGGGAATTTTGGACGGTGTCTGTGTAAGCGGAGGAGAACCATTGCTCCAAAATGATATTGAGCGATTTCTTGAACAAGTCAAAGAACTTGGATTTTTGGTAAAACTGGATACGAATGGGAGTTTTCCAAAGAAGTTGAAAAGTCTTGTTCAAAATGGACTGGCAGACTACGTTGCGATGGACATTAAGAATAGTAAAAGACAATACTGTAAGACAGCCGGAATCGAAGAAAGCAGGGAACTGATGGAACGGATACAGGAAAGCGTGGCATTTTTATTGGGACACCCGGTTGCATATGAGTTTCGAACAACGGTAATTCAAGAATATCATACGAGGGAATCGTTTGAAGAAATTGGACGGTGGATACGGGGGGCTGAAAAATATTTTTTGCAGTCTTTTGTGGACTCAGGAGAGTTGATCGGTGATGAGATAAACGGATGCGAAAAGGCAGAAATGCAGGCGTTTGCGGAGGTTATAAGACCCTATGTTTCAAACGTAGAACTGCGTGGTATATAACAATATATAGGAATGTAAAACTAAAAATACACAATATATGGTTTTCTGGTGCTATTGACGCACGTTTCACACAGTGCTACAATGGGTTCATGATTTGTAAATGATGGAGGTTGAGATAGATGTATCAGGTGACAAAAAGAGACGGGAAAATAACTGATTTTCATTTGAAAAAAATTGTAGCTGCGATCACGAAAGCATTTGAAGCACAGGAAAAAGCGATCCATCCGGATATTATCGACATGCTTGCCTTAAAAGTGACGGCAGATTTTGAGCCGAAGATTCAGGAGAATCTCATTCGAGTAGAAGATATACAGGACAGTGTGGAGTCTGTGCTGATTCAATCGGGTTACGGAGATGTAGCAAAAGGGTATATTTTGTACCGCAAACAACGTGAAAAAATTCGGAATATGAAATCAACTGTGCTTGATTACAAAGAAATTGTGGATAACTATGTAAATATCAATGATTGGCGTGTAAAAGAGAACTCGACAGTGACCTATTCTGTGGGTGGATTGATCTTAAGCAACTCAGGAGCCATTACAGCAAATTACTGGCTCTCAGAGATTTATGACGAAGAAATAGGAAATGCACATAGAAATGCAGACATTCACATCCATGATCTGTCGATGCTGACAGGGTATTGTGCAGGCTGGTCTTTAAAACAGCTGATTCAGGAAGGTCTCGGAGGCGTGGGAGGAAAGATCACATCGGCTCCGGCGAAACATCTTTCCACGCTTTGCAATCAGATGGTAAATTTCCTTGGAATCATGCAGAATGAGTGGGCAGGAGCGCAGGCATTTTCTTCGTTTGATACCTATCTGGCACCGTTTGTCAAAGCGGATCAGCTGAATTATAAGCAGGTGAAAAAATGTATTGAGTCATTTATATATGGTGTAAATACACCGAGCAGATGGGGAACACAGTCTCCGTTTACAAACATCACGCTGGACTGGACGGTGCCAAATGATCTGGCAGAGCTTCCGGCGATTGTTGGTGGAAAAGAGATGGATTTTAAATATAAAGACTGTAAAAAAGAAATGGATATGGTGAATAAGGCATTTATTGAGATTATGATTGAGGGAGATGCTGACGGAAGAGGATTCCAGTATCCAATACCTACCTATTCTATCACGAAAGATTTTGACTGGTCAGACACGGAGAACAATCAATTACTGTTTGAAATGACATCAAAATACGGAACACCTTATTTTTCCAATTATGTAAACAGTGACATGGAGCCAAGTGATGTCAGAAGTATGTGCTGCCGTTTGCGTCTGGATCTTCGGGAACTTCGGAAAAAATCAGGGGGGTATTTCGGAAGCGGGGAGAGTACAGGGTCAGTCGGAGTTGTGACGATCAATCTCCCAAGAATCGCCTATTTGTCGAATGATGAAGCGGAATTTTACAGAAGACTGGATCATCTGATGGATATTGCGGCACGTTCTTTAAGTATAAAACGTACCATTATTACAAAGCTTTTGAATGAAGGATTGTATCCATATACGAAAAAATATCTTGGTACGTTTGACAATCATTTTTCAACGATCGGTCTGATCGGAATGAATGAAGCAGGCCTGAATGCAAAGTGGCTGCGGGCAGATATGACACATGAAAAAACACAGGAGTTTGCCAAAAATGTGTTGAATCACATGAGAGAACGACTTTCGGATTATCAGGAAGAATACGGGGATCTCTACAATTTGGAGGCGACACCGGCAGAATCCACAACGTATCGTCTTGCAAAACATGACAGAGATCAATTCCCGGATATCATCACAGCGGCGGAAGACTGTGGAACGCCTTATTATACGAATAGTTCCCACCTCCCGGTTGGATACACAGAAGATATTTTTGAGGCGCTTGATATACAGGATGAGATGCAGACATTGTATACTTCAGGAACTGTTTTTCATGCATTTTTAGGAGAGAAACTTCCAAACTGGAGATCAGCGGCGGCGCTTGTGCGCAAGATTTCCGAAAATTACAAACTGCCGTATTATACCATATCACCGACCTATTCTATCTGTAGGGAACACGGTTATCTGACAGGGGAACAATATACTTGTCCGATTTGCGGAAAGACGACAGAAGTGTACAGCCGTATCACGGGATATTACCGTCCGGTGCAGAACTGGAATGACGGAAAGCTTCAGGAATTCAAAGAAAGAAAAGTATACGATATTACGAAATCACATCTGAAAGTGAGAACAGAGGCGGCAAAGGAGATTATTGCAGAAGAAAATGTATCGGTGGAAGAGACAAAAACGTTGCTGTTTACAACGAAGACTTGTCCGAATTGCAAGGTAGCAGGATTTATGCTGGATCAGGCACATGTGGAATATGAAAAAATCGATGCAGAAGAATCGATGGATCTTGTAGAAAAATATGGAGTCCGTCAAGCTCCGACGTTGATTGTGCTTGGAAAAGATGGAATAAAAAAATTGACGAATACGTCAGAAATTAAAAAGTATACAGAAGAGATGTAGAACATAGGAGGAGACAAGATGAAATTAGGGTTTATAGGATGTGGCAATATGGCAAATGCCATGATAGCCGGGATTATTGGAAATGGAATCTGCAAGGCAGAGGAGATTATCGGGACGGCAAAATCAGAGGCAAGCAGAGTACGTGTGAACAAAGAGTTTGGAATTTATATGACAGAGGATAACAAAGAAGCAGCAGAAAAAGCAGATGTGATTGTACTTTCTGTGAAACCACAGTTTTATGAA encodes the following:
- a CDS encoding ribonucleoside triphosphate reductase, whose translation is MYQVTKRDGKITDFHLKKIVAAITKAFEAQEKAIHPDIIDMLALKVTADFEPKIQENLIRVEDIQDSVESVLIQSGYGDVAKGYILYRKQREKIRNMKSTVLDYKEIVDNYVNINDWRVKENSTVTYSVGGLILSNSGAITANYWLSEIYDEEIGNAHRNADIHIHDLSMLTGYCAGWSLKQLIQEGLGGVGGKITSAPAKHLSTLCNQMVNFLGIMQNEWAGAQAFSSFDTYLAPFVKADQLNYKQVKKCIESFIYGVNTPSRWGTQSPFTNITLDWTVPNDLAELPAIVGGKEMDFKYKDCKKEMDMVNKAFIEIMIEGDADGRGFQYPIPTYSITKDFDWSDTENNQLLFEMTSKYGTPYFSNYVNSDMEPSDVRSMCCRLRLDLRELRKKSGGYFGSGESTGSVGVVTINLPRIAYLSNDEAEFYRRLDHLMDIAARSLSIKRTIITKLLNEGLYPYTKKYLGTFDNHFSTIGLIGMNEAGLNAKWLRADMTHEKTQEFAKNVLNHMRERLSDYQEEYGDLYNLEATPAESTTYRLAKHDRDQFPDIITAAEDCGTPYYTNSSHLPVGYTEDIFEALDIQDEMQTLYTSGTVFHAFLGEKLPNWRSAAALVRKISENYKLPYYTISPTYSICREHGYLTGEQYTCPICGKTTEVYSRITGYYRPVQNWNDGKLQEFKERKVYDITKSHLKVRTEAAKEIIAEENVSVEETKTLLFTTKTCPNCKVAGFMLDQAHVEYEKIDAEESMDLVEKYGVRQAPTLIVLGKDGIKKLTNTSEIKKYTEEM
- a CDS encoding anaerobic ribonucleoside-triphosphate reductase activating protein; this translates as MNIQGLQKLTLLDYPGKVACTIFTSGCNFRCPFCHNAPLVLGTGQTEKYPEEEIFTFLKKRQGILDGVCVSGGEPLLQNDIERFLEQVKELGFLVKLDTNGSFPKKLKSLVQNGLADYVAMDIKNSKRQYCKTAGIEESRELMERIQESVAFLLGHPVAYEFRTTVIQEYHTRESFEEIGRWIRGAEKYFLQSFVDSGELIGDEINGCEKAEMQAFAEVIRPYVSNVELRGI